One Streptomyces drozdowiczii DNA segment encodes these proteins:
- a CDS encoding 3-hydroxybutyryl-CoA dehydrogenase, giving the protein MADIARVGVVGCGQMGAGIAEVCARSGLDVKVAETTGEALEIGRTRLHNSLSKAAERGKITAEERDETLARLSFTTDLGEFADRDLVIEAVVENEQVKTEIFQVLDQVVTRPDAILASNTSSIPLVKLAVATSRPDQVIGIHFFNPAPVQRLVELIPALTTSDETIKRSEAVVQDILGKHPIRAQDRSGFVVNALLIPYLLSAIRMFESGIASREDIDNGMEMGCAHPMGPLKLADLIGLDTVASVADSMYAEYKEPLYAAPPLLQRMVDAGRLGRKSGSGFYPYA; this is encoded by the coding sequence ATGGCCGACATTGCACGCGTCGGAGTGGTGGGCTGCGGCCAGATGGGCGCGGGCATCGCGGAGGTGTGCGCGCGCAGCGGCCTCGACGTCAAGGTGGCCGAGACGACCGGCGAGGCGCTGGAGATCGGCCGGACCCGGCTCCACAACTCCCTGTCGAAGGCCGCCGAGCGCGGCAAGATCACGGCGGAGGAGCGCGACGAGACCCTGGCCCGGCTCAGCTTCACCACGGACCTCGGCGAGTTCGCCGACCGCGACCTCGTCATCGAGGCCGTCGTGGAGAACGAGCAGGTCAAGACCGAGATCTTCCAGGTGCTCGACCAGGTGGTGACCCGCCCGGACGCGATCCTGGCCTCCAACACCTCCTCGATCCCGCTGGTGAAGCTGGCCGTCGCGACCTCCCGCCCGGACCAGGTCATCGGCATCCACTTCTTCAACCCGGCGCCGGTGCAGCGGCTCGTGGAGCTGATCCCCGCGCTGACCACATCGGACGAGACCATCAAGCGCTCGGAGGCCGTGGTCCAGGACATACTGGGCAAGCACCCGATCCGCGCCCAGGACCGCTCCGGCTTCGTCGTCAACGCGCTGCTGATCCCGTACCTCCTCTCGGCGATCCGGATGTTCGAGTCGGGCATCGCCAGCCGTGAGGACATCGACAACGGCATGGAGATGGGCTGCGCCCACCCGATGGGCCCGCTCAAGCTCGCGGACCTCATCGGCCTGGACACGGTCGCCTCGGTCGCCGACTCCATGTACGCCGAGTACAAGGAGCCCCTGTACGCCGCTCCCCCGCTCCTCCAGCGCATGGTCGACGCGGGCCGCCTGGGCCGGAAGTCCGGGTCGGGGTTCTACCCGTACGCGTGA
- a CDS encoding glycoside hydrolase family 10 protein: MTGAAGAVAGVVGAAAVAGDAVARPGRAPALPGPAAGRDVVRRELRGVWVATVANTDWPSKPGLPAAAQRDELTALLDRAVERKLNAVILQVRPTADALWPSAYEPWAECLTGTQGKDPGWDPLGTAVREAHDRGLELHAWFNPYRVANHTDPSRLTADHPARRNPGWVLPYGGKLYYNPGLPEVRAFVQDAMLDAVRRYDVDAVHWDDYFYPYPVAGQSFADGDAYEKYGAGFPDRAAWRRDNTDRLVREMSERVKALKPGVRFGVSPFGVWRNADTDPAGSRTRAGVQTYDDLYADTRGWIRKGWLDYVVPQLYWHIGNAAADYAELVPWWSDTVRGTGVDLFIGEALYKCGDPAQPAAWQDPAELSRHVDFAAGHDQVRGHAYFSAKSVAADRIGAMDRVVADHYRSRARPPR, encoded by the coding sequence GTGACCGGTGCGGCCGGGGCGGTCGCCGGGGTGGTGGGAGCGGCGGCGGTGGCCGGTGACGCGGTCGCCCGGCCCGGGCGGGCGCCGGCCCTGCCCGGCCCGGCCGCCGGACGCGATGTGGTGCGGCGCGAGCTGCGCGGCGTGTGGGTGGCGACCGTCGCCAACACGGACTGGCCGTCGAAGCCGGGCCTGCCGGCCGCCGCGCAGCGGGACGAGCTGACCGCCCTCCTCGACCGGGCCGTGGAGCGGAAGCTGAACGCGGTGATCCTCCAGGTCCGCCCGACCGCCGACGCGCTGTGGCCCTCCGCGTACGAGCCGTGGGCCGAGTGCCTGACCGGCACACAGGGCAAGGACCCCGGCTGGGACCCGCTGGGCACCGCCGTCCGGGAGGCGCACGACCGGGGCCTGGAGCTGCACGCCTGGTTCAACCCGTACCGGGTCGCCAACCACACCGACCCGTCCCGCCTGACCGCCGACCACCCCGCGCGCCGCAATCCCGGCTGGGTGCTCCCGTACGGCGGAAAGCTCTACTACAACCCCGGCCTGCCCGAGGTCCGCGCCTTCGTCCAGGACGCGATGCTCGACGCGGTCCGCCGCTACGACGTCGACGCCGTGCACTGGGACGACTACTTCTACCCGTACCCGGTGGCCGGCCAGAGCTTCGCGGACGGCGACGCCTACGAGAAGTACGGCGCCGGCTTCCCGGACCGGGCGGCCTGGCGCCGTGACAACACGGACCGGCTCGTGCGCGAGATGTCCGAGCGCGTCAAGGCGCTGAAGCCCGGCGTCCGCTTCGGCGTCAGCCCCTTCGGCGTCTGGCGCAACGCGGACACGGACCCGGCGGGCTCGCGGACGAGGGCGGGGGTGCAGACGTACGACGATCTGTACGCGGACACGCGCGGCTGGATCAGGAAGGGCTGGCTGGACTACGTGGTCCCGCAGCTCTACTGGCACATCGGCAACGCCGCCGCCGACTACGCGGAGCTGGTGCCGTGGTGGTCCGACACGGTACGCGGGACGGGCGTCGACCTGTTCATCGGCGAGGCACTGTACAAGTGCGGCGACCCGGCCCAGCCCGCCGCCTGGCAGGACCCGGCGGAGCTGTCCCGCCACGTCGACTTCGCGGCCGGGCACGACCAGGTCCGCGGCCACGCGTACTTCTCGGCGAAGAGCGTGGCGGCGGACCGGATCGGCGCGATGGACCGCGTGGTCGCCGACCACTACCGCTCGCGCGCGAGGCCGCCGCGCTGA
- a CDS encoding NUDIX domain-containing protein yields MQWTNLNEQPVYENPWFRVNLADVELPDGGRLDHFVIRLRPVAAATVVNAANEVLLLWRHRFITDSWGWELAAGVVEDGESLPAAAAREMEEETGWRPGPLHPLLTVEPSNGLTDARHHFYWGEEADRTGDPQDAFESSRREWVPLKLVPDLIAGGEIPAAGMAAALMMLHHLRLG; encoded by the coding sequence GTGCAGTGGACGAACCTGAACGAACAACCCGTGTACGAGAATCCGTGGTTCCGGGTCAACCTGGCCGATGTCGAACTCCCCGACGGCGGCCGGCTCGACCACTTCGTGATCCGGCTGCGCCCGGTGGCGGCGGCCACGGTCGTCAACGCGGCGAACGAGGTGCTGCTGCTGTGGCGGCACCGCTTCATCACCGACAGCTGGGGCTGGGAGCTGGCGGCGGGCGTGGTGGAGGACGGCGAGTCCCTGCCGGCGGCGGCCGCCCGCGAGATGGAGGAGGAGACCGGCTGGCGCCCCGGCCCGCTCCACCCGCTCCTGACCGTGGAACCGTCCAACGGCCTCACCGACGCCCGGCACCACTTCTACTGGGGCGAGGAGGCGGACCGGACGGGCGACCCGCAGGACGCCTTCGAATCCTCACGCCGCGAGTGGGTCCCCCTGAAGCTGGTCCCCGACCTGATAGCCGGCGGCGAGATCCCGGCGGCGGGCATGGCGGCCGCCCTGATGATGCTGCACCACTTACGACTGGGCTGA
- a CDS encoding DMT family transporter, translating to MRAESSATAPNTIAVAPAEDRPRPSAPASAPVRRGTLLALLGVVTFSLTFPSTAWGLESFGPWSLVALRSLLAAVLSGGFLLAARIRLPAREHWAGLAVVAGGVVVGFPLLTTLALRTSTTSHAAVVVGLLPLTTAVFSSLRTGVRPPRAFWAAAVAGAAVVIAFTVAQSGGALSAGDLYLFGALLVCAAGYTEGGRLAKVMPGWQVTGWALILTLPLNIAGAAVALAYEPVRLGVHGVVGLVWVAAGSTFLGLYVWYRGMAEIGVARASQLQLAQPLLTLFWSFFLLGEEVAAAAPVAAVAVLVCIALTQRASRTRS from the coding sequence ATGAGAGCAGAGAGTAGCGCTACTGCGCCGAACACGATAGCGGTCGCCCCCGCCGAGGACCGCCCGCGCCCGTCCGCTCCGGCTTCCGCCCCGGTCCGCCGGGGCACGCTGCTCGCGCTGCTGGGCGTGGTGACGTTCTCGCTGACCTTCCCCTCCACCGCCTGGGGCCTGGAGAGCTTCGGCCCCTGGTCCCTGGTCGCGCTGCGCAGCCTGCTCGCGGCGGTGCTGTCCGGCGGCTTCCTCCTCGCGGCCCGGATCCGGCTGCCGGCCCGGGAGCACTGGGCCGGGCTCGCCGTCGTGGCCGGCGGGGTGGTGGTCGGCTTCCCGCTGCTGACGACGCTGGCGCTGCGGACGTCCACGACCTCGCACGCCGCGGTGGTCGTCGGGCTGCTTCCGCTGACCACGGCGGTCTTCTCCTCGCTGCGGACCGGTGTGCGCCCGCCCCGCGCCTTCTGGGCGGCGGCGGTGGCCGGGGCGGCCGTGGTGATCGCCTTCACCGTGGCGCAGAGCGGCGGGGCGCTGTCGGCCGGGGACCTGTACCTGTTCGGGGCGCTGCTGGTGTGCGCGGCCGGGTACACGGAGGGCGGCAGGCTGGCGAAGGTGATGCCGGGCTGGCAGGTGACCGGCTGGGCGCTGATCCTCACGCTGCCGCTGAATATCGCGGGCGCCGCCGTCGCGCTGGCGTACGAGCCGGTGCGGCTCGGCGTGCACGGGGTCGTCGGTCTGGTCTGGGTGGCGGCCGGCTCCACGTTCCTGGGCCTGTACGTCTGGTACCGGGGCATGGCCGAGATCGGGGTCGCCCGGGCCAGCCAGCTCCAGCTCGCCCAGCCGCTGCTGACGCTGTTCTGGTCGTTCTTCCTGCTGGGCGAGGAGGTCGCGGCGGCGGCCCCGGTGGCGGCCGTAGCGGTCCTGGTCTGCATCGCGCTCACCCAGCGCGCGTCGCGCACCCGGTCCTAG
- a CDS encoding transcriptional regulator — protein sequence MGPREPNTALEALIEEAGVSRAGLAAHVNRAGRARGLGLRYEHTAVARWLKGQRPRGQVPDLICEVLGNRLRRAVSLDDIGMAGPDAGHPPAQGSSLTGFVERATAVWRCDAQQRPHVVAAPSVTGTGAVMPVWEWENPPEDADVSRTGPTGVGAADLATLRAARDHYELMYRRAGGIATRARVVGFLNAGAAPLLRGGYSDATGRQLHRATGALVAVAGICAYDSDAHGLAQRYFHQALRLAKASGDRALGGYVIALLVNQSLFLAEFRQSVAFAEAALRAAGREITPALAADLHAMQAKAYARLGDRSSALACIGRAESEAARIRPGREPDETGYVQPGLVDVQVAEALLSLGDLPAAREHAVAAVRTPAHDRGRVHRLAMLTTVDLRRGEADRAAATAVEMADRARGMESQRLRDRLRAVRADLAASGSADAERAAERVEGALRVPL from the coding sequence ATGGGGCCAAGGGAGCCCAACACCGCGCTGGAGGCCCTGATCGAGGAGGCCGGCGTCTCCCGGGCGGGACTGGCCGCCCATGTGAACCGGGCCGGCCGCGCACGCGGTCTCGGACTGCGTTACGAACACACCGCCGTCGCCCGCTGGCTGAAGGGCCAGCGCCCGCGCGGCCAGGTGCCCGACCTGATCTGCGAGGTGCTGGGAAACCGCCTGCGCCGGGCCGTTTCGCTGGACGACATCGGCATGGCGGGCCCCGACGCGGGCCACCCGCCGGCCCAGGGCTCCTCGCTCACCGGCTTCGTGGAACGGGCCACCGCGGTGTGGCGCTGCGACGCCCAGCAGCGCCCGCATGTGGTCGCCGCCCCGTCCGTCACCGGGACGGGTGCCGTGATGCCCGTCTGGGAGTGGGAGAACCCGCCGGAGGACGCCGATGTGTCACGGACCGGGCCGACCGGGGTCGGCGCGGCCGACCTGGCAACCCTGCGGGCCGCCCGTGACCACTACGAACTGATGTACCGCAGGGCGGGCGGCATCGCGACGCGGGCGCGCGTCGTCGGCTTCCTCAACGCCGGGGCCGCCCCGCTGCTGCGCGGCGGCTACAGCGATGCGACGGGCCGTCAGCTGCACCGCGCGACGGGCGCGCTGGTGGCCGTCGCGGGCATCTGCGCCTACGACTCCGACGCGCACGGTCTCGCCCAGCGCTACTTCCACCAGGCGCTGCGGCTGGCCAAGGCGAGCGGGGACCGTGCGCTCGGCGGCTATGTGATCGCCCTGCTGGTCAACCAGTCGCTGTTCCTCGCCGAGTTCCGCCAGTCCGTCGCCTTCGCGGAGGCGGCCCTGCGCGCGGCCGGGCGCGAGATCACGCCCGCGCTCGCCGCCGACCTGCACGCGATGCAGGCCAAGGCGTACGCGAGGCTCGGCGACCGGTCCAGCGCGCTGGCGTGCATCGGCCGCGCCGAGTCCGAGGCCGCCCGCATCCGGCCGGGCCGGGAGCCCGACGAGACGGGTTATGTGCAGCCGGGCCTGGTCGACGTGCAGGTGGCGGAGGCGCTGCTCAGCCTCGGGGACCTGCCGGCGGCCCGGGAGCACGCGGTGGCCGCGGTCCGGACCCCCGCCCACGACCGGGGCCGGGTCCACCGCCTGGCCATGCTCACCACGGTCGACCTGCGCCGGGGCGAGGCGGACCGGGCCGCGGCCACGGCGGTCGAGATGGCGGACCGGGCCCGGGGCATGGAGTCGCAGCGGCTGCGCGACCGGCTGCGGGCGGTCCGGGCGGACCTGGCCGCCAGCGGGAGCGCCGACGCGGAACGGGCCGCCGAACGCGTGGAGGGGGCACTGCGCGTACCGCTGTGA
- the pheT gene encoding phenylalanine--tRNA ligase subunit beta — protein sequence MRVPLSWLREYVDLPATETGRDVQAKLVAVGLEVETVEQTGAGLTGPLVVGQVLTIEELEGFKKPIRFCTVDVGTANGTGEPQEIVCGARNFAVGDKVVVVLPGAVLPGDFAIAARKTYGKTSHGMICSADELGMGDDGTHGIIVLPPEYEVGTDAIELLELRDEVLDIAVTPDRGYCLSMRGVARETAIAYGLPLRDPALLDVPAPNAYGYPVKVSDPIGCSRFTARTVTGLQPEARTPIWMQRRLQKAGMRPISLAVDITNYVMLELGQPLHAYDRTRIDGPIGVRRAEQGEKLTTLDGAVRVLDSGDLVITDNRGPIGLAGVMGGADTEIADAAEGAHTAEVVIEAAHFDAISIARTARRHKLPSEASKRFERGVDPQAAAAAAQRTVDLLVLLAGGTAEAGVTEVTAPSAPRTITMPADHPDKVAGVAYGRETVVRRLQEVGCDVYGQDELLVTTPSWRPDLTEPNDLAEEVIRLEGYENLPSTLPTPPSGRGLTDRQRLHRRVGRALAGAGYVEALNYPFIGEAVLDQLGLEADDDRRRTVKLVNPLSDEEPSLRTTLLPGLLGALRRNDGRGSHDLALFETGLVFRPTGDETKPVRLPVDRRPSEQDIASLNAALPRQPRRAAVVLAGAREQAGWWGKGRPADWADSVEAARTVAREAGVEVIVRADRHEPWHPGRCAALYVTVAGEETLFGHAGELHPRVIKELHLPERTCAMEVDLDILEQAVDGVLRAPRISTFPVATQDVALVVGQDVPAADVERALREGAGELLESLRLFDVFTGEQIGEGSKSLAYALRFRAADRTLTVDEASAARDAAVALAAERTGAVLRGA from the coding sequence ATGCGCGTCCCGCTTTCCTGGCTGCGGGAATACGTCGACCTGCCGGCCACCGAGACCGGCCGTGACGTGCAGGCCAAGCTGGTCGCCGTCGGCCTGGAGGTCGAGACGGTCGAGCAGACCGGCGCCGGCCTCACCGGCCCGCTGGTCGTCGGACAGGTGCTGACCATCGAGGAGCTGGAGGGCTTCAAGAAGCCGATCCGCTTCTGCACGGTCGACGTCGGCACCGCCAACGGCACGGGCGAGCCGCAGGAGATCGTCTGCGGCGCCCGTAACTTCGCCGTCGGCGACAAGGTCGTCGTGGTCCTGCCCGGCGCCGTGCTCCCCGGCGACTTCGCGATCGCCGCCCGCAAGACGTACGGCAAGACCTCGCACGGCATGATCTGCTCCGCCGACGAGCTGGGCATGGGCGACGACGGCACCCACGGCATCATCGTGCTCCCGCCCGAGTACGAGGTGGGCACCGACGCCATCGAGCTCCTGGAGCTCCGCGACGAGGTCCTGGACATCGCCGTCACGCCCGACCGCGGCTACTGCCTGTCCATGCGCGGCGTCGCCCGCGAGACCGCCATCGCCTACGGCCTGCCGCTGCGCGACCCGGCGCTCCTGGACGTGCCCGCGCCCAACGCGTACGGCTACCCGGTCAAGGTCTCCGACCCGATCGGCTGCTCCCGCTTCACCGCGCGCACCGTCACCGGACTCCAGCCCGAGGCCCGCACCCCGATCTGGATGCAGCGCCGGCTCCAGAAGGCGGGCATGCGCCCGATCTCGCTCGCCGTGGACATCACCAACTACGTGATGCTCGAACTCGGCCAGCCGCTGCACGCCTACGACCGGACCCGCATCGACGGACCGATCGGCGTCCGCCGTGCCGAGCAGGGCGAGAAGCTCACCACGCTCGACGGCGCGGTCCGCGTCCTCGACTCCGGCGACCTCGTCATCACCGACAACCGCGGCCCCATCGGCCTCGCGGGCGTCATGGGCGGCGCCGACACGGAGATCGCCGACGCCGCCGAGGGCGCGCACACCGCCGAGGTCGTCATCGAGGCCGCGCACTTCGACGCGATCTCGATCGCCCGCACCGCGCGCCGCCACAAGCTGCCCTCCGAGGCGTCCAAGCGCTTCGAGCGCGGCGTCGACCCGCAGGCCGCCGCCGCTGCCGCGCAGCGCACCGTCGACCTGCTGGTCCTCCTGGCCGGCGGCACCGCCGAGGCGGGCGTCACCGAGGTCACCGCCCCGTCCGCGCCCCGCACCATCACGATGCCGGCCGACCACCCCGACAAGGTCGCCGGTGTCGCCTACGGCCGCGAGACCGTCGTCCGCCGCCTCCAGGAGGTCGGCTGCGACGTCTACGGGCAGGACGAGCTCCTGGTCACCACGCCGTCCTGGCGCCCCGACCTCACCGAGCCGAACGACCTGGCCGAAGAGGTCATCCGCCTGGAGGGCTACGAGAACCTGCCCTCCACGCTCCCGACGCCGCCCTCCGGCCGCGGCCTCACCGACCGCCAGCGGCTGCACCGCCGCGTCGGCCGGGCCCTCGCGGGCGCGGGCTACGTCGAGGCGCTGAACTACCCGTTCATCGGCGAGGCGGTCCTCGACCAGCTCGGCCTGGAGGCGGACGACGACCGCCGCCGCACCGTGAAGCTCGTCAACCCGCTCTCCGACGAGGAGCCCTCGCTGCGCACCACGCTGCTGCCGGGCCTCCTCGGCGCACTGCGGCGCAACGACGGCCGCGGCAGCCACGACCTCGCGCTCTTCGAGACCGGCCTCGTCTTCCGGCCCACCGGCGACGAGACCAAGCCCGTCCGGCTGCCCGTCGACCGGCGCCCCTCGGAGCAGGACATCGCCTCGCTCAACGCCGCGCTCCCGCGTCAGCCGCGCCGCGCCGCCGTCGTCCTCGCGGGCGCCCGCGAGCAGGCCGGCTGGTGGGGCAAGGGCCGCCCGGCCGACTGGGCGGACTCCGTCGAGGCCGCGCGTACCGTCGCCCGCGAGGCCGGGGTCGAGGTCATCGTCCGCGCCGACCGGCACGAGCCCTGGCACCCGGGCCGCTGCGCCGCGCTGTACGTCACGGTGGCCGGCGAGGAGACCCTGTTCGGACACGCGGGCGAGCTGCACCCGCGCGTCATCAAGGAGCTCCACCTGCCCGAGCGCACCTGCGCCATGGAGGTCGACCTCGACATCCTGGAGCAGGCCGTCGACGGCGTCCTGCGGGCGCCGCGGATCTCCACCTTCCCGGTGGCGACCCAGGACGTCGCGCTGGTCGTCGGCCAGGACGTGCCCGCCGCCGACGTGGAGCGCGCGCTCCGCGAGGGCGCGGGCGAACTCCTGGAGTCGCTGCGGCTGTTCGACGTCTTCACGGGCGAGCAGATCGGCGAGGGCAGCAAGTCCCTGGCGTACGCGCTGCGCTTCCGCGCTGCCGACCGCACCCTGACGGTCGACGAGGCGAGCGCCGCCCGCGACGCGGCGGTGGCCCTGGCCGCCGAGCGTACGGGCGCGGTGCTGCGCGGAGCGTAG
- a CDS encoding DUF1918 domain-containing protein, with protein sequence MEAHKGDRLLTHGRTVGQHDRVAEIVEVLGDRGTPPYRVRFDDGHEHLLAPGPDTVVQHTGCTAGRDADIT encoded by the coding sequence ATGGAGGCACACAAGGGCGACCGGCTGCTGACGCACGGCAGGACCGTGGGGCAGCACGACCGGGTCGCGGAGATCGTGGAAGTGCTCGGAGACCGGGGCACTCCCCCGTACCGCGTCCGCTTCGACGACGGACACGAACATCTGCTCGCGCCGGGCCCCGACACCGTCGTCCAGCACACGGGCTGCACGGCGGGCCGGGACGCGGACATCACGTAA
- the pheS gene encoding phenylalanine--tRNA ligase subunit alpha has product MSAPNKSYDPVEVEALKPEEIERIRDEALAAFAAAGDLEALAHAKTAHTGGTSPLSLANREIGALPPQAKAEAGKRVGQARAAVGRALAARQAELEAERDARVLVEEAVDVTLPYDRTPAGARHPLTTFMERVADVFVAMGYEIAEGPEAEAEWFNFDALNFVPDHPARQMQDTFFVQGPDGAKNDESGVVLRTHTSPVQARTLLDREPPVYVVCPGRVYRTDELDATHTPVFHQIELLAVDEGLTMADLKGTLDHMVQALFGPDMKTRLRPNFFPFTEPSAEMDMVCYVCRGASVGNPDRPCRTCGSEGWIELGGCGMVNPKVLTACGVDPQKYSGFAFGFGIERMLMFRHNVEDMRDMVEGDVRFTRPFGMEI; this is encoded by the coding sequence ATGTCGGCACCGAACAAGTCGTACGACCCAGTCGAGGTCGAGGCACTGAAACCGGAAGAGATCGAGCGCATCCGGGACGAGGCGCTCGCCGCCTTCGCCGCCGCGGGCGACCTCGAAGCGCTCGCCCACGCGAAGACGGCGCACACCGGTGGCACCTCGCCCCTGTCGCTCGCCAACCGCGAGATCGGCGCACTGCCCCCGCAGGCCAAGGCCGAGGCCGGCAAGCGCGTCGGCCAGGCCCGCGCCGCCGTGGGCCGCGCCCTCGCGGCCCGCCAGGCGGAGCTGGAGGCCGAGCGTGACGCCCGCGTCCTGGTCGAGGAGGCGGTGGACGTCACCCTGCCCTACGACCGCACCCCGGCCGGCGCCCGCCACCCCCTGACGACCTTCATGGAGCGCGTCGCCGACGTCTTCGTGGCCATGGGCTACGAGATCGCCGAGGGCCCCGAGGCCGAGGCCGAGTGGTTCAACTTCGACGCCCTCAACTTCGTGCCCGACCACCCGGCCCGGCAGATGCAGGACACCTTCTTCGTCCAGGGCCCCGACGGCGCGAAGAACGACGAGTCCGGCGTCGTGCTGCGTACGCACACCTCCCCGGTCCAGGCCCGCACCCTGCTCGACCGCGAGCCCCCGGTCTACGTCGTCTGCCCCGGCCGCGTCTACCGCACCGACGAGCTCGACGCCACGCACACCCCGGTCTTCCACCAGATCGAGCTGCTCGCCGTGGACGAGGGCCTGACCATGGCCGACCTGAAGGGCACCCTCGACCACATGGTCCAGGCGCTCTTCGGCCCGGACATGAAGACCCGGCTGCGGCCGAACTTCTTCCCGTTCACCGAGCCGTCCGCCGAGATGGACATGGTCTGCTACGTCTGCCGCGGCGCGTCCGTCGGCAACCCGGACCGCCCCTGCCGCACCTGCGGCAGCGAGGGCTGGATCGAGCTCGGCGGCTGCGGCATGGTCAACCCCAAGGTGCTCACCGCCTGTGGCGTCGACCCCCAGAAGTACAGCGGATTCGCCTTCGGGTTCGGCATCGAACGGATGCTGATGTTCCGCCACAACGTCGAAGACATGCGAGACATGGTCGAAGGTGACGTCCGGTTCACCCGGCCCTTCGGGATGGAGATCTGA
- a CDS encoding PLP-dependent aminotransferase family protein, producing MHERSSVAELVTALRSELDRYSPGEKLPSSRALVERFRAGPVTVSRAVAQLAAEGLVVTRPGAGAYRAQPSARPAPPAGDTSWQEVSLSGDGSPEAVPRTVDASGLLVSLVPPPTGVIELNGGYLHASLQPERALAAALARAGRRPGAWSRPPVDGLTELRAWFARDIGPSLGAADVLITAGGQSALATALRALAPPGAPVLVESPTYPGMLAAARAAGLRPMPVPVDSEGVRPDLLAAAFGATGARVFVCQPLFQNPTGTVLSEARRPEVVRIAREAGAFVVEDDFARLLAHDDAGPLPVPLAADDPDGVVVHTRSLTKAASPSLRVGALAARGPALERLRSIQIVDSFFVPRPLQEAALELVGSPAWSRHLRAVSAELGARRTAMTAALRTALPGLGLARVPSGGGYLWLTLPGSEAGTDEAAMVQSALRAGVAVAPGRPYFSAEPPAPHIRLSFASVAGPPEITEGVRRLRTAWEGTPAALTPTPA from the coding sequence ATGCATGAGCGTAGCAGCGTGGCGGAACTGGTCACAGCCCTGCGATCCGAGCTGGACCGCTACTCCCCGGGTGAGAAGCTGCCGTCGAGCCGGGCCCTGGTCGAGCGCTTCCGGGCCGGCCCCGTGACCGTCTCGCGGGCCGTCGCCCAGCTCGCCGCCGAAGGGCTCGTGGTGACCCGCCCCGGGGCCGGCGCCTACCGCGCGCAGCCGTCCGCCCGTCCGGCGCCCCCGGCCGGTGACACCTCCTGGCAGGAGGTCTCGCTCAGCGGCGACGGCTCCCCGGAGGCGGTGCCCCGCACCGTCGACGCGTCCGGCCTCCTGGTCAGCCTCGTCCCCCCGCCCACCGGGGTCATCGAACTCAACGGCGGCTATCTGCACGCCTCGCTCCAGCCCGAACGGGCCCTGGCCGCCGCCCTGGCCCGGGCCGGCCGCCGCCCGGGCGCCTGGAGCCGCCCACCGGTCGACGGGCTCACCGAGCTGCGCGCCTGGTTCGCCCGGGACATCGGGCCCTCGCTCGGCGCCGCCGACGTGCTGATCACCGCGGGCGGGCAGAGCGCCCTGGCCACCGCGCTGCGCGCCCTCGCCCCGCCCGGCGCGCCCGTGCTGGTCGAGTCGCCCACCTACCCCGGCATGCTGGCCGCCGCCCGCGCGGCCGGTCTGCGGCCGATGCCGGTCCCGGTGGACTCCGAGGGGGTCCGGCCCGACCTGCTCGCCGCCGCCTTCGGGGCGACCGGGGCCCGCGTCTTCGTCTGCCAGCCGCTCTTCCAGAACCCGACGGGCACGGTGCTCTCCGAGGCCCGGCGCCCCGAGGTCGTCCGGATCGCCCGGGAGGCGGGGGCCTTCGTCGTCGAGGACGACTTCGCCCGCCTCCTCGCGCACGACGACGCGGGCCCGCTGCCGGTGCCGCTCGCCGCCGACGACCCCGACGGCGTCGTCGTCCACACCCGCTCGCTCACCAAGGCCGCCTCGCCCAGCCTGCGGGTGGGCGCGCTGGCAGCCCGGGGCCCGGCCCTGGAGCGGCTGCGCTCCATCCAGATCGTGGACAGCTTCTTCGTACCCCGGCCGCTCCAGGAGGCCGCGCTCGAACTGGTCGGCTCGCCCGCCTGGTCCCGCCACCTGCGCGCCGTGTCCGCCGAGCTGGGCGCCCGTCGTACGGCGATGACGGCGGCGCTGCGGACGGCCCTGCCGGGCCTCGGGCTGGCCCGGGTGCCGTCCGGCGGCGGCTACCTCTGGCTGACCCTGCCCGGCTCCGAGGCGGGCACGGACGAGGCCGCGATGGTCCAGTCGGCCCTGCGCGCGGGGGTGGCCGTCGCCCCGGGGCGCCCGTACTTCTCGGCCGAACCCCCGGCCCCGCACATCCGCCTGAGCTTCGCCTCGGTCGCCGGGCCGCCCGAGATCACGGAGGGCGTGCGCCGACTGCGTACGGCCTGGGAGGGCACGCCCGCAGCCCTGACCCCTACTCCGGCGTAG